The Meles meles chromosome 6, mMelMel3.1 paternal haplotype, whole genome shotgun sequence genome has a window encoding:
- the RNASE11 gene encoding probable ribonuclease 11, giving the protein METFSLLLLSLGLVLTGASESIMEIIKEESSGGEMKYDLANSDQEKQTLEVLMNLTLLYKNTSLSLSKGILSSSLLTFRRLHYTFAKGDSPGNDKEYCNDLVAWRKVSEANESCKLSYNFIHGSMEVIRGVPKASSCKYGQNLGISCSRSPDLDTTMCQLTMGKQLPRCQYHSDTSLKKILAVLTGHSLMSWLVSGSKL; this is encoded by the coding sequence ATGGAGACCTTCTCTCTGCTGCTACTCAGCCTGGGTTTGGTTCTCACAGGAGCTTCAGAAAGCATAATGGAGATAATTAAAGAGGAATCTTCAGGGGGAGAGATGAAGTATGACTTGGCAAACAGTGACCAAGAAAAACAGACTCTTGAGGTATTAATGAACTTGACTCTGTTATATAAAAATACGAGCCTCAGTTTGTCCAAGGGTATCTTGTCTTCCTCATTATTGACCTTCAGAAGATTACATTATACCTTCGCCAAAGGAGACAGTCCAGGTAATGACAAAGAGTACTGCAATGACTTGGTGGCCTGGAGAAAAGTTTCAGAAGCTAATGAGTCATGCAAGTTAAGCTACAACTTCATCCATGGTTCCATGGAAGTGATTCGTGGAGTCCCCAAAGCCTCCAGCTGCAAGTATGGACAGAATCTTGGCATAAGCTGCTCTAGGAGCCCAGACCTGGACACCACTATGTGCCAACTCACTATGGGCAAACAATTACCCAGATGCCAATACCACAGTGATAcctcattaaagaaaatattggcAGTGCTGACAGGTCATTCTCTGATGAGCTGGTTAGTTAGTGGCTCTAAGCTGTAA
- the RNASE12 gene encoding probable inactive ribonuclease-like protein 12, whose product MILMVVIYLLLLFWENELNEKGEEPTMEQLHVDYPQSDIPVRYCNHMVLQRVIRGPDNTCKKEHVFIHERPRNINKVCTSSKKRVCQNHSSILCYQSMTKFKMTVCGLIGGTRYPACRYSVSSIKGFIMVTCDDMGPVSLQGYVEEVETSA is encoded by the coding sequence ATGATCCTAATGGTGGTCATTTATCTGCTGCTTCTGTTCTGGGAGAATGAGCTgaatgagaaaggagaggagccAACCATGGAGCAGCTGCATGTAGACTACCCTCAGAGTGACATTCCCGTACGGTACTGCAACCATATGGTCTTGCAAAGAGTCATCAGGGGACCTGACAACACCTGCAAGAAAGAGCACGTTTTCATCCACGAGAGGCCTAGAAATATCAATAAGGTCTGCACCTCTTCCAAGAAGAGGGTTTGTCAGAACCATTCTTCCATTTTATGTTACCAGAGCATGACCAAGTTCAAAATGACTGTGTGTGGGCTCATTGGAGGCACTAGATATCCTGCCTGCAGGTACAGCGTATCCTCCATAAAGGGGTTCATCATGGTCACTTGTGATGACATGGGGCCAGTTAGTCTCCAGGGGTATGTTGAGGAAGTTGAGACCAGTGCCTGA